The DNA sequence AAGTATGCTTTATAGTCTAATTCAGCACCAATTTCTGGTTTTATTGAGAAGTAATCATTTGATTTAACTTCTAATTTAATTTCTCCTGATTTTTCTCTTACCTTAGATACTCTTCCATATTCTAAACCTGCTGCAACATATGGTCTTAATGAGAAAGATTCGCTTAATCTAAATGTACTACTTAATTCATTCTTTAGACTTATTCCATATGTATGGTATCTTCCTTTTGCATTAAATACTTCATCAACTACTAAGAATCTTCTGTTTATCTTGTTATATCCAGCAAAGATATCTCCTGATATTGTCCAATTTAAACTATTATTATGATCAAATGGAATTGATTTAAAAATTCCAAGTTTTCCTTGTAATTGTTCTTCTTTAGAGCTTCCAATGTCTTTAAATCTAAATGTATTATGAACTATACCTGCATACCAACCTGTTCCTTCTCCAAGTCTTACAGTTTCATCTTCATGAACATAGGCAACACCATAGGCATTGTTTCTGTAGTCAATTACTCCCGCTGTATCAGTTTTGTATTCTCCCCTAGTTCCAAATGTTTTAATTTTA is a window from the Fusobacterium periodonticum ATCC 33693 genome containing:
- a CDS encoding autotransporter outer membrane beta-barrel domain-containing protein produces the protein KIKTFGTRGEYKTDTAGVIDYRNNAYGVAYVHEDETVRLGEGTGWYAGIVHNTFRFKDIGSSKEEQLQGKLGIFKSIPFDHNNSLNWTISGDIFAGYNKINRRFLVVDEVFNAKGRYHTYGISLKNELSSTFRLSESFSLRPYVAAGLEYGRVSKVREKSGEIKLEVKSNDYFSIKPEIGAELDYKAY